In the genome of Candidatus Eisenbacteria bacterium, the window GCGGTTACCTTTCATCGCAATCGTGATCCCGGTCGGGCTGATGGGTCTGGGTTCGAAGGGACTCGCCGCGACTCACGAGATCACCCCGGCGAACGCCTCGAGGCTGGACACACTCCTCGGCACGCGGTTGGTTCTTGGCGCGGCGGTCGACGGCGACCGCATCCACGTCGCGTCCGCTCCCGCAGGGATCAACCTTCCAGGAGTTCTCGATTCGAGGAGCCGTGATCGGATCCCGTCCGAGTTCAAGCGCCCTGGCGCCTTGATCGACAACCTCGAGACGAAGCGTATCTAACTACTGGGACGGAACGGTGTGGAAGGAAGTCTCGGTCGAGGAGGGAGAAGCGAACTGAGTCGATCGTCCCTGCGCGCTCTCAGCGCGATCCAGGGCCACGGGTTCGATGACGGAGGACATAGGCCACAGCCGTGGGACGCAGCTTCTCGTGCATCCGTGTCGCGTGGTACCGGGCAGGCCAAAGAGGGAGTCCGGAAACCCACTCGTCGAGCCAGACGACAGAACGGGATGAGTAAACCGGCCAGCGCGCCGCGAGCTGCGAAGTAATGGAAAAGGCGCACAGGCGCTCACGCATGATCGTGAGTCCCGAAGTCTCGAGAATGCGCCTGAAGATGGAAAGTGGAATGCCTCGCTCGCGGCGGGTCAGTCCCGGCCGTGGCTTGCGCCAGTCCCCCATCGATACGATGGGCTCCCTCAGCAACATGAAGCCTTCCGGGCTCAGACATCTGGAGAGCTCGGCCACGACGGTGCTCACATTGGGGATATGGTGCAGGACGGCGAAAGCCGTGATGAGATCGAACTTCCCATCGGCGAAAGGGAGCAACCCATCGGGCCTTGGTTTCACGTAGGCCACCGGAGTCCCTGCGATACGGTCCACCGCAAAGCCATCGGCAGGCTCCATGATGGTGATGTGGTCTGCGCTCGCTGCAATGGGTCGCAGCT includes:
- a CDS encoding class I SAM-dependent methyltransferase, which encodes MNTISLEPRRAQGGGDPTSVESALRGETLYGDDFDPEQIRQWFEDEERGYFNLGAGDKDRYSYKYHALNQRHAWRHLPERRYRRVLGFGSAYGDELRPIAASADHITIMEPADGFAVDRIAGTPVAYVKPRPDGLLPFADGKFDLITAFAVLHHIPNVSTVVAELSRCLSPEGFMLLREPIVSMGDWRKPRPGLTRRERGIPLSIFRRILETSGLTIMRERLCAFSITSQLAARWPVYSSRSVVWLDEWVSGLPLWPARYHATRMHEKLRPTAVAYVLRHRTRGPGSR